Proteins encoded together in one Catellatospora citrea window:
- a CDS encoding tetratricopeptide repeat protein: MDPVDFRRSQRTEIVQLLRTGRMAYALTLGEAFVGNLQELFPFLDQDTLRYLAVAEAAAEQGAFDEALACLRIGLERHRSSGPAPRGMLELSRKIAVILVAAGRAHEGLALLQEIATLSEFELGPSDLQHGLIINSLGTALRHTGDLRSAYRYFRQAAETFEATMGVDSDHFATALLNLSDLSSAVGRPSAGIPAARRAKAIWQRTPPASRLTLVAAEANLGRLLYEVEESAEAAQCFERAADMLAAELGDDHPEVVIHRLNQAIAAADAAEH; encoded by the coding sequence ATGGATCCGGTCGACTTCCGCCGGTCGCAGCGAACTGAGATCGTGCAGCTGCTCCGTACTGGCCGAATGGCATACGCCCTGACTTTGGGCGAGGCATTCGTCGGAAACCTCCAAGAACTGTTCCCGTTCCTGGACCAGGACACCTTGCGCTATCTGGCGGTCGCCGAGGCAGCCGCCGAGCAAGGTGCGTTCGACGAGGCCCTGGCCTGCCTGCGAATCGGCCTCGAACGCCATCGTTCCTCGGGGCCGGCGCCTCGGGGCATGCTGGAACTGAGCCGCAAGATTGCAGTCATCCTCGTCGCGGCCGGGCGAGCCCACGAGGGCCTCGCATTACTTCAAGAGATCGCAACGCTGTCCGAGTTCGAACTGGGACCGTCGGATCTGCAGCACGGCCTGATCATCAACAGCCTGGGCACTGCGCTCAGGCACACCGGGGACCTCCGTTCCGCCTACCGATACTTCCGGCAAGCGGCGGAGACATTCGAAGCGACGATGGGCGTGGACAGCGACCACTTCGCCACGGCCTTGCTCAACCTCTCCGACCTTTCCTCGGCGGTCGGTCGTCCATCGGCGGGGATACCGGCCGCCCGACGGGCGAAGGCGATCTGGCAGCGCACACCACCGGCCAGCCGGCTCACCCTCGTCGCAGCCGAGGCGAATCTGGGCAGGCTCCTGTACGAAGTCGAAGAATCGGCCGAGGCGGCACAGTGCTTCGAACGTGCGGCCGACATGCTCGCCGCCGAACTCGGTGACGATCACCCTGAAGTCGTGATCCACCGTCTCAACCAGGCCATCGCCGCTGCCGACGCGGCGGAACACTAG
- a CDS encoding ammonium transporter — MNETVWNGAATGWLLVAGALTMLMVPGVAFFYGGMVRAGNVLGTIAQSLAVLALGSVTWIVAGFSIAFSAGNPLFGDLSLTGWADAATRVPGIDLAGVPLPAFVFFQMMFAVATPALITGATAERWRFSSFAVFTALWSVLVYAPIAHWIFSPRGWAAEMGTLDFAGGAVVHANAGAAALACAWVLGRRRIETRPHNLPIMLLGAVLLWFGWFGFNGGSALHPDSIAATAMLNTQLAAATGVLGWAGLERIRVGKPTTLGIASGAVSGLVAITPAAGYVSPLSALVIGLLGGLACQLAVGLKTVLRLDDSLDVAAVHLVGGVVGALSVGLFASHAVNPKATDGLFLGGGYTLLGAQSLATLAVIGWSLLATVVICRLTDRLFGNRLTARDETIGLDLSQHGETAYVFDRPVGRHAAADAPSGDADFARTSIGGTTR; from the coding sequence GTGAACGAGACCGTGTGGAACGGTGCCGCAACGGGCTGGCTGCTGGTGGCGGGTGCCCTGACCATGCTCATGGTGCCCGGCGTCGCCTTCTTCTACGGCGGCATGGTGCGCGCCGGAAACGTGCTGGGAACCATCGCCCAGAGCCTGGCGGTGCTCGCCCTCGGCTCGGTGACCTGGATCGTGGCCGGGTTCTCCATCGCCTTCAGTGCCGGCAACCCCCTGTTCGGCGACCTCAGCCTCACCGGCTGGGCCGATGCGGCGACCCGCGTGCCCGGCATCGACCTGGCCGGTGTTCCACTGCCGGCCTTCGTGTTCTTCCAGATGATGTTCGCCGTGGCCACGCCCGCACTGATCACCGGCGCGACGGCTGAGCGCTGGCGGTTCTCCTCGTTCGCGGTCTTCACCGCGCTGTGGTCGGTGCTCGTCTACGCGCCCATCGCGCACTGGATCTTCTCGCCGCGTGGCTGGGCCGCCGAAATGGGCACCCTCGACTTCGCCGGCGGGGCGGTCGTGCACGCCAACGCCGGAGCCGCCGCGCTGGCCTGCGCCTGGGTGCTCGGCCGGCGTCGCATCGAGACCCGCCCGCACAACCTGCCGATCATGCTGCTCGGCGCGGTGCTGCTGTGGTTCGGCTGGTTCGGGTTCAACGGCGGCTCGGCGCTGCACCCGGACAGCATCGCCGCCACGGCCATGCTCAACACTCAGCTGGCCGCGGCGACAGGTGTGCTCGGCTGGGCCGGCCTGGAGCGGATACGCGTAGGCAAGCCGACCACCCTGGGCATCGCCTCCGGCGCGGTATCCGGTCTGGTCGCGATCACCCCGGCAGCCGGGTATGTGTCCCCGCTGAGCGCCCTGGTCATCGGCCTCCTCGGGGGACTCGCCTGCCAGCTCGCGGTCGGCCTGAAGACCGTGCTGCGGCTGGACGACTCCCTGGACGTTGCCGCCGTGCACCTGGTCGGCGGTGTGGTCGGCGCACTCTCGGTCGGCCTGTTCGCCAGCCACGCGGTCAATCCGAAGGCCACCGACGGACTGTTCCTCGGCGGCGGCTACACCCTGCTCGGTGCGCAGAGCCTGGCGACGCTGGCGGTGATCGGCTGGTCGCTGCTGGCCACCGTCGTCATCTGCCGCTTGACCGACCGGCTGTTCGGCAACCGCCTCACCGCGCGCGACGAGACGATCGGACTCGACCTCTCCCAGCACGGCGAAACGGCCTACGTCTTCGACCGGCCCGTCGGCAGGCACGCCGCCGCCGACGCCCCGAGCGGCGACGCCGACTTCGCCCGCACGTCCATTGGAGGCACCACCAGATGA
- a CDS encoding sensor histidine kinase → MLGDLAITQRIGLLVTLPVAAVLLTGVPFVVERVDQARDAAAVAAATQEATEVGALVQRLQQERLLQLAHLATPNVDTAALVAAAVAVDDLAAVPVARQLSSKFELLHTLRADVAEGHADADRVQALYRGLIDGLIDTLALSGRTDTDAAGQRLLDALDALLRGNEQAARFGAAMVASATTPLSAQRQARDAQAMQTFYVEAFRIRAEPDDVALLDVIASGPSSLSYAALAGRLTAPDPAQISPVEALAAAQTSITLRQVFQDRVARDLQDRADREARSAVTAAAVGAGFTVSLLAGLIWLGTVVGRSVSRPLARLTAAATAVADIAAGELRRAADADAVDDAPPELAAVNVRTRDELGELASAFNRVQATAALMMQQQVNSRRNVSVMFANIARRTRGLAARQLSQIDALERDERDELRLAALYRLDHIATRLRRSADSLLVISGSRDEARMGSAAPLSDVIRSATAEIEGYQKVKVAAVTPLTVLATLVPDLTLLLAELLDNATSFSPDNAPVTVSVDWSDSCRISITDQGIGMSEQRLAEENRRLLESERLDVAPTTMLGLFVVGRLARRHGLSVVLRPGSATGLTAEVVVPPRYLSLASAPVTAPVPAPLPADVPAGSQHRTNHARTWDWFDPPAPATQPEPEQPSAVNRMPAPAARHADAAADVMPETRGGLRRRQRVPEESPAPLSEPAHALRDPERERAGLTAFMQGAQRADVSRDEPRPSAESRHGLVRRVPGAQLPAEMRSAVRPVTAAPAPPPTGSLRDPDAERDALAAFLAGHARATGPDNPYHRSAP, encoded by the coding sequence ATGCTCGGTGACCTTGCCATCACCCAGCGGATCGGTCTCCTGGTGACGCTGCCGGTGGCGGCCGTGCTGCTCACCGGGGTGCCGTTCGTGGTGGAGCGGGTGGACCAGGCACGCGACGCTGCGGCCGTCGCCGCGGCGACGCAGGAGGCGACCGAAGTCGGCGCGCTGGTCCAGCGCCTGCAGCAGGAACGCCTGCTGCAACTGGCGCACCTGGCCACGCCGAACGTCGACACCGCCGCACTCGTGGCCGCGGCCGTCGCCGTCGACGACCTGGCCGCGGTGCCGGTCGCGAGGCAACTGAGCAGCAAGTTCGAGCTGCTGCATACGCTGCGCGCAGATGTGGCCGAGGGCCACGCCGACGCCGACCGCGTGCAGGCCCTCTACCGAGGGCTCATCGACGGACTGATCGACACGCTCGCACTGAGTGGCCGGACCGACACCGACGCCGCCGGACAGCGGCTGCTGGACGCGCTGGACGCGTTGCTACGCGGCAACGAGCAGGCCGCCAGGTTCGGTGCGGCCATGGTCGCCTCCGCGACGACGCCGTTGAGCGCGCAGCGGCAAGCCCGCGACGCCCAGGCTATGCAGACGTTCTACGTCGAGGCGTTCCGGATCCGCGCGGAGCCCGACGATGTGGCGCTCCTCGACGTGATCGCGTCAGGTCCGTCGTCGCTGAGCTACGCCGCACTCGCGGGACGGCTGACCGCGCCCGACCCGGCCCAGATCTCCCCGGTCGAGGCGCTGGCCGCGGCCCAGACCAGCATCACCCTGCGGCAGGTCTTCCAGGACCGGGTCGCCCGTGACCTGCAGGACCGCGCCGATCGGGAAGCCCGCAGTGCGGTGACCGCGGCGGCGGTCGGCGCCGGGTTCACGGTGTCTCTGCTGGCCGGCCTGATCTGGCTCGGCACGGTGGTCGGCCGGTCCGTGTCGCGACCGCTGGCAAGGTTGACGGCGGCCGCGACCGCGGTGGCCGACATCGCCGCGGGCGAGTTGCGCCGTGCCGCAGACGCCGACGCGGTGGACGACGCGCCGCCGGAACTGGCGGCGGTCAACGTGCGTACCCGGGATGAACTGGGCGAGCTCGCCTCGGCCTTCAACCGGGTCCAGGCAACCGCGGCACTGATGATGCAGCAGCAGGTCAACTCGCGCCGGAATGTGTCGGTGATGTTCGCCAACATCGCCCGGCGCACGCGCGGTCTGGCCGCACGCCAGCTGTCCCAGATCGACGCCCTGGAGCGGGACGAGCGGGACGAGCTGCGCCTGGCCGCGCTGTACCGGCTCGACCACATCGCGACCCGGCTGCGTCGCAGCGCCGACAGCCTGCTGGTCATCTCCGGCAGCCGCGACGAGGCTCGGATGGGCTCAGCGGCGCCGCTGTCGGATGTGATCCGGTCGGCGACCGCCGAGATCGAGGGCTACCAGAAGGTCAAGGTGGCGGCGGTGACGCCGCTGACCGTCCTGGCCACGCTGGTGCCGGATCTCACCCTGCTGCTGGCCGAGCTGCTGGACAACGCCACCTCGTTCTCCCCGGACAACGCACCCGTGACGGTGTCGGTCGACTGGTCCGACTCATGCCGCATCAGCATCACCGACCAGGGCATCGGCATGTCGGAGCAGCGGCTCGCCGAGGAGAACCGGCGATTGCTCGAGAGCGAGCGGCTCGACGTCGCTCCGACCACGATGCTGGGCCTGTTCGTGGTCGGGCGCCTGGCCCGCCGCCACGGACTGTCGGTGGTGCTGCGTCCGGGATCGGCGACAGGACTGACCGCCGAGGTCGTGGTCCCACCGCGTTACCTGAGCCTGGCGTCGGCCCCTGTCACCGCGCCCGTGCCCGCCCCGCTGCCTGCCGACGTTCCGGCCGGAAGCCAACACCGCACGAATCATGCCCGGACCTGGGACTGGTTCGACCCGCCCGCTCCCGCGACTCAACCCGAACCCGAACAACCGTCGGCCGTGAACCGCATGCCCGCCCCGGCCGCGCGGCATGCGGACGCCGCTGCCGACGTTATGCCCGAAACCCGCGGCGGATTGCGTCGCCGGCAGCGCGTCCCGGAAGAGTCGCCGGCGCCGCTGTCGGAGCCGGCGCACGCCCTACGCGACCCTGAGCGCGAACGCGCGGGCCTGACCGCGTTCATGCAGGGTGCGCAGCGTGCCGATGTAAGCCGGGACGAACCGCGCCCGTCCGCCGAGTCACGACACGGCCTGGTACGGCGTGTGCCCGGCGCACAGCTGCCCGCCGAGATGCGGTCAGCCGTACGCCCGGTGACCGCCGCACCCGCGCCACCCCCGACAGGTTCGTTGCGCGATCCCGACGCCGAGCGGGACGCACTCGCCGCCTTCCTTGCCGGGCATGCCAGAGCCACCGGCCCCGACAATCCCTACCACCGGAGCGCACCGTGA
- a CDS encoding roadblock/LC7 domain-containing protein, whose amino-acid sequence MTSPVHQISNEAQQFNWLLTRFAAETAGVSAAIAVSADGLLMAMSAGLNRNDADRLAAIVSAVSSLASGASRIYDLGASRKVIIDLERGYLLVSSISGSSTLGVLARSEANLGDMAYEMAVFANRTAGVLTPGLINELKSSVGE is encoded by the coding sequence GTGACCTCTCCCGTCCACCAGATCAGCAACGAAGCACAGCAGTTCAACTGGCTGCTCACCCGATTCGCCGCGGAGACGGCCGGTGTCTCGGCGGCGATCGCGGTGTCCGCCGACGGCCTGCTCATGGCGATGTCCGCAGGGCTGAACCGCAACGACGCCGACCGTCTCGCCGCGATCGTCTCCGCGGTCAGCAGTCTCGCCAGCGGCGCATCCCGCATCTACGACCTCGGCGCATCCCGAAAGGTGATCATCGACCTGGAGCGTGGCTATCTGCTGGTCAGTTCGATCAGCGGCAGTTCCACGCTGGGAGTGCTCGCCCGCTCGGAGGCGAATCTCGGCGACATGGCCTACGAGATGGCGGTCTTCGCCAATCGCACCGCCGGAGTGCTCACTCCTGGCCTGATCAACGAGCTCAAGTCTTCGGTAGGGGAATGA
- a CDS encoding DUF742 domain-containing protein, whose protein sequence is MTADWWEPVQQGTGPRPYVGIDEPGGGHIPAADAAPASGVRPYLITQGRSGPNDARLRLEAQVCTTADGILSLNRLAYERHAIVTLCREPQSVAELAARLHIHLGVARVLVGDLVEDGVLAVRHPEDTQHRIQIIERVIRGLQAIT, encoded by the coding sequence GTGACCGCGGACTGGTGGGAGCCGGTGCAGCAGGGCACCGGCCCTCGGCCGTACGTCGGCATCGACGAGCCCGGCGGCGGCCACATACCGGCCGCGGACGCCGCACCGGCCTCGGGGGTGCGGCCATACCTGATCACCCAGGGTCGTTCCGGGCCCAACGATGCCAGGCTGCGCCTGGAGGCTCAGGTGTGCACCACCGCCGACGGCATCCTGAGCCTGAACCGCCTGGCATACGAGCGGCACGCGATCGTCACGCTGTGCCGCGAACCCCAGTCGGTCGCCGAGCTCGCCGCACGCCTGCACATACACCTTGGAGTGGCCCGGGTCCTGGTCGGTGATCTGGTCGAGGACGGAGTGCTGGCAGTGCGCCATCCCGAAGACACCCAGCATCGGATACAGATCATCGAAAGGGTCATCCGTGGACTTCAAGCCATCACCTGA
- a CDS encoding GTP-binding protein has translation MDFKPSPDTPVRKPPLPVKIVIAGGFGVGKTTAVAQISDTPVLTTEAPITEVAAAIDRTGEVPGKTTTTVALDFGTVAIDDEVKLYLFGTPGQDRFGFMWQDLTAGALGALVIVDTRRLDDCYPAVDYFERAGLPFLVAVNLFDGELAHNLEDVRWALALGADTPMVTFDARDRISVRDALVALLHRSLAAASS, from the coding sequence GTGGACTTCAAGCCATCACCTGACACGCCGGTCCGCAAGCCGCCGCTACCGGTAAAGATCGTCATCGCGGGTGGTTTCGGCGTGGGCAAGACCACGGCCGTGGCCCAGATCTCCGACACCCCGGTGCTGACCACGGAGGCGCCGATCACCGAGGTGGCCGCCGCGATCGATCGCACCGGTGAGGTGCCCGGCAAGACGACGACCACGGTGGCGCTCGACTTCGGCACGGTCGCCATCGACGACGAGGTGAAGCTGTACCTGTTCGGCACCCCGGGCCAGGACCGATTCGGCTTCATGTGGCAGGACCTGACCGCTGGCGCGCTGGGTGCGCTGGTCATCGTGGATACCCGGCGGCTGGACGACTGCTACCCGGCAGTGGACTACTTCGAACGGGCGGGCCTGCCGTTCCTGGTCGCCGTCAATCTCTTCGACGGCGAACTGGCGCACAACCTCGAAGACGTGCGGTGGGCGCTTGCCCTCGGCGCGGACACACCGATGGTCACGTTCGACGCCCGCGACCGCATCTCGGTACGGGACGCGCTGGTGGCACTGCTGCACCGCAGCCTCGCCGCCGCCTCGTCCTGA
- a CDS encoding DUF1996 domain-containing protein, which produces MPTPSVSSRPAPNHGRTRTAPLGRLAPVLIAGPVVLAVAVVSLLVSGVGEEPAASGPAAQAAVATPTAAPTSSAATPTAPASSPAAPAPPKTGWVPVNLEEQAAKTAAFLARTPAKVTGNPVKVPEFHATCTVSHHADDDPIVFPGLPGASHNHTFWGNKSTTSATTPASLRTAATTCSPKLDRSAYWIPTLYQNGRVIDPDEITVYYGSRLKDPGKTRPFPYGLRVVEGDPKKKSDPNGNRFWCAGAGGEVGRSKDAVFPVCAPTAHIVRQITFPDCWDGKHLDSPDHKAHMSGALHTGVCPPSHPVPIPSVSFVISYKALSTKTDGITLSSGNSFSMHADFFNGWDEDALAARVRNCLNQGVKCNAEGGF; this is translated from the coding sequence GTGCCCACCCCATCGGTATCAAGTCGGCCTGCCCCGAATCACGGCCGCACCCGGACAGCCCCGCTGGGCCGGCTGGCCCCGGTCCTGATCGCCGGTCCGGTCGTCCTGGCGGTCGCCGTGGTCTCTTTGCTTGTCAGCGGCGTCGGCGAGGAGCCTGCCGCCAGCGGGCCGGCCGCGCAGGCCGCCGTCGCCACGCCGACGGCGGCACCGACGAGCTCGGCGGCGACCCCGACAGCGCCTGCGTCGTCCCCAGCGGCACCGGCCCCGCCCAAGACGGGCTGGGTGCCGGTCAACCTCGAGGAGCAGGCCGCCAAGACAGCGGCGTTTCTCGCCCGCACGCCCGCCAAGGTGACGGGCAACCCGGTGAAGGTCCCCGAGTTCCATGCGACCTGCACGGTCAGCCACCACGCCGACGACGACCCGATCGTCTTTCCCGGCCTGCCGGGCGCGTCGCACAACCACACCTTCTGGGGCAACAAGTCGACCACGAGCGCCACGACCCCGGCGTCCCTGCGCACCGCCGCGACGACCTGCAGCCCCAAACTGGACAGATCCGCCTACTGGATTCCGACGCTGTACCAGAACGGCCGCGTGATCGACCCGGACGAGATCACCGTCTACTACGGCTCGCGTCTCAAGGACCCCGGCAAGACCCGACCGTTCCCGTACGGGCTGCGTGTGGTCGAAGGCGATCCGAAGAAGAAGTCCGACCCGAACGGCAACCGGTTCTGGTGTGCGGGCGCCGGAGGCGAGGTCGGCCGTTCCAAGGACGCGGTGTTCCCGGTCTGCGCGCCGACCGCGCACATCGTCCGGCAGATCACCTTCCCGGACTGCTGGGACGGCAAGCACCTGGACAGTCCCGACCACAAGGCGCACATGTCCGGCGCGCTGCACACCGGGGTCTGCCCGCCCAGCCACCCGGTGCCGATCCCGTCGGTGTCGTTTGTCATCTCGTACAAGGCGCTGAGCACGAAGACCGACGGGATCACGCTGTCGTCGGGCAACTCGTTCTCCATGCACGCCGACTTCTTCAACGGCTGGGATGAGGACGCACTGGCGGCGCGGGTGCGCAACTGCCTCAACCAGGGCGTGAAGTGCAACGCCGAGGGCGGCTTCTGA
- a CDS encoding SDR family NAD(P)-dependent oxidoreductase produces the protein MTRAPRPVPLEGRTAVITGAASGIGRSLAQRLSRVGCPVVLADRDAEGLKAVAADLQGEHLLRDLDVADPQAMREFAAEVEGWMPAPLGAVFNNAGVALSSTVLDASPEDDDWIHEINFWGVVRGTRAFLPILSAQDSGAIVNTSSVFGLLGMPSQSAYCAAKFAVRGFTDALRQELRGTGVRAVTVHPGGVKTNIVRNGRVRNDPAGLSPDQRAERFDAVALTSADRAAEIIHRGVDRGKARILVGPDAYFFDVVSRLAPTHYYTIVNTLENSLRRRSGAKQGTA, from the coding sequence ATGACCAGAGCGCCACGGCCGGTCCCGCTCGAAGGGCGGACCGCGGTGATCACCGGTGCGGCGTCGGGCATCGGCCGCAGCCTGGCCCAGCGGCTGTCGCGGGTCGGCTGTCCCGTCGTTCTCGCGGACCGCGACGCCGAGGGACTCAAGGCTGTCGCGGCGGACCTCCAAGGCGAACACCTGCTGCGTGACCTCGACGTGGCCGATCCGCAGGCGATGCGGGAATTCGCCGCCGAGGTCGAGGGCTGGATGCCCGCGCCGCTCGGCGCCGTCTTCAACAACGCCGGTGTCGCCCTGTCGTCGACCGTGCTGGACGCGTCGCCGGAGGACGACGACTGGATACACGAGATCAACTTCTGGGGCGTCGTGCGTGGCACCCGCGCCTTCCTGCCGATCCTCAGCGCGCAGGACTCGGGTGCCATCGTGAACACGTCCAGCGTATTCGGGCTGCTCGGGATGCCCTCGCAGAGCGCATACTGCGCCGCCAAGTTCGCCGTCCGCGGGTTTACCGACGCGCTCCGCCAGGAGCTGCGCGGGACAGGCGTGCGGGCCGTGACCGTCCACCCCGGCGGTGTGAAGACGAACATTGTGCGCAACGGTCGCGTCCGCAACGACCCTGCGGGCCTGTCGCCGGACCAGCGCGCCGAACGGTTCGACGCCGTGGCCCTCACCTCAGCGGACCGCGCGGCGGAGATCATCCACCGCGGCGTCGACCGGGGAAAGGCCCGTATCCTGGTCGGACCTGACGCGTACTTCTTCGACGTGGTCAGCCGACTGGCGCCGACCCACTACTACACCATCGTCAACACGCTGGAAAACTCACTGCGCCGCCGCTCGGGCGCCAAGCAGGGCACGGCATAA
- a CDS encoding winged helix-turn-helix domain-containing protein: MTDQGGNRVSTPSAGDLSASAFVIAVAPSPTARTHLADLLEGVAPLLLVEGMDELRLLLAESSRIGTAASEPESVDLAAESLTVDATRPTARWRDREVGLTRREYDLLVCLTSEPIRVWSYAELQRTVWHAKGRTPRAGVPSLVKRLRRKLRDLGAGVTIDAVWGVGLVVRYRSRPLIRLE, encoded by the coding sequence ATGACCGACCAGGGCGGGAACAGGGTCTCGACGCCATCCGCAGGGGACCTGTCGGCCTCTGCTTTCGTGATCGCCGTCGCGCCGTCACCGACCGCCCGGACCCACCTGGCCGACCTGCTTGAAGGAGTCGCGCCGCTCCTGCTCGTGGAGGGCATGGACGAACTGCGACTGCTGCTCGCCGAATCGAGCCGGATCGGCACCGCCGCGTCCGAGCCGGAGTCCGTCGACCTTGCCGCCGAGTCGCTCACGGTCGATGCGACGCGACCCACGGCTCGTTGGCGGGATCGCGAGGTCGGTCTCACCCGCCGTGAATACGACCTTCTGGTATGCCTGACCAGCGAACCGATCCGGGTATGGAGCTACGCCGAACTCCAGCGCACGGTCTGGCACGCCAAGGGGCGTACCCCTAGAGCCGGCGTGCCGTCCTTGGTCAAACGACTGCGCCGCAAGCTCCGTGACCTGGGCGCCGGCGTCACCATCGATGCGGTGTGGGGTGTGGGATTGGTGGTCCGGTATCGCTCACGGCCATTGATCAGGCTCGAATGA
- a CDS encoding ABC transporter ATP-binding protein — translation MTTIAPPLTTSAEQQRTGDGHLQLNGITKVFPGATSSVTAVDTVDLDVAPGEFLTLLGPSGCGKTTTLRIVAGFESATSGSLHLDGVAIERTAPQHRQMAMVFQSYALFPHLTVRENLEYGLKLKRRSRAEIANATDVALTSMNLVGLGDRSPHQLSGGQQQRVALARALVIQPKVLLFDEPLSNLDAKLRGAMRAEIRRVQRMLGITSLYVTHDQDEAMSMSDRIVVMNGGRVEQVATPAEIYLRPATVFVADFIGRANFLECVVERLVDGHALVTALGATLTVPAHSSAATPGLPAYLMLRPEVLQLAPVTEGGNGAILSATFHGPTVDYEVETAAGTLSVTQPGADPTTLLAEGTRVYVSLDARRAYLLPRG, via the coding sequence ATGACGACGATCGCCCCACCGCTCACTACCTCGGCGGAGCAGCAACGAACCGGCGACGGCCACCTCCAGCTGAACGGCATCACCAAGGTCTTCCCCGGCGCCACGTCGTCGGTCACCGCGGTGGACACCGTGGACCTGGACGTGGCACCCGGCGAGTTCCTGACCCTGCTCGGCCCGTCCGGCTGCGGAAAGACGACCACGCTCCGCATCGTCGCCGGATTCGAATCCGCGACGAGCGGCTCGCTGCACCTCGACGGCGTCGCGATAGAACGCACCGCCCCGCAGCACCGCCAGATGGCAATGGTGTTCCAGAGCTACGCGCTGTTCCCGCACCTGACCGTCCGCGAGAACCTTGAGTACGGGCTCAAGCTCAAACGGCGCAGCCGAGCTGAGATCGCCAACGCCACCGACGTCGCGCTCACCAGCATGAACCTGGTCGGCCTGGGCGACCGCAGCCCGCACCAGCTTTCCGGCGGTCAGCAGCAGCGCGTGGCGCTGGCCCGTGCGCTGGTCATCCAGCCGAAGGTCCTGCTGTTCGACGAGCCGCTGTCCAACCTCGACGCGAAACTGCGCGGCGCGATGCGGGCCGAGATCCGCCGAGTCCAGCGCATGCTCGGCATCACCAGCCTGTACGTCACCCACGATCAGGACGAGGCGATGAGCATGTCCGACCGCATCGTGGTGATGAACGGGGGCAGGGTCGAGCAGGTCGCCACCCCCGCGGAGATCTATCTGCGCCCGGCGACGGTGTTCGTGGCCGACTTCATCGGCCGCGCGAACTTCCTCGAATGCGTCGTCGAACGGCTCGTGGACGGCCACGCCCTCGTCACGGCCCTCGGGGCGACGCTGACCGTGCCCGCCCACTCCTCAGCCGCGACGCCGGGCCTGCCCGCATACCTCATGCTGCGGCCGGAGGTCCTCCAGCTCGCGCCCGTGACCGAGGGGGGCAACGGCGCGATCCTGTCGGCCACGTTCCACGGTCCCACGGTGGACTACGAGGTGGAGACCGCGGCGGGCACTCTCAGCGTCACCCAGCCCGGAGCCGATCCGACCACGCTGCTGGCCGAGGGGACCCGGGTGTACGTCTCGCTCGACGCCCGGCGCGCGTACCTGTTGCCGCGCGGCTGA